From a region of the Helianthus annuus cultivar XRQ/B chromosome 5, HanXRQr2.0-SUNRISE, whole genome shotgun sequence genome:
- the LOC110941019 gene encoding replication protein A 70 kDa DNA-binding subunit E isoform X1, translating to MEPQNITMLNNLNPLSNNYTLKLKIVSLWRKMMHGCPTETYHVDMICMDEEGHQIQASCMHRILPSLQDHFKLDECLLITRPSLAPNNSTYNYIKNNQKLTFSFFTQIQKSQDWNGPKYNFSFVNFKDVVQNRIEVNTTVDFIGYVEVCFNLEDTTKKDGTKGKRLNVKLKDLENQQIIGTLWDEFAIRMHAHFNAENREKYVVMVVHFDMLLIFKRDFWQLMIYNFCFLSVDF from the exons ATGGAACCTCAAAACATAACCATGTTGAACAATCTCAATCCTTTGTCAAACAACTATACGCTAAAGTTAAAGATCGTTTCCCTTTGGAGGAAAATGATGCATGGCTGTCCGACTGAAACTTATCATGTCGACATGATATGCATGGATGAAGAG GGTCACCAGATTCAGGCTAGCTGTATGCATAGGATTTTGCCAAGTCTTCAGGACCACTTCAAGCTGGATGAATGTCTTCTGATAACCAGACCATCACTTGCACCCAACAATTCAACCTACAACTACATCAAAAATAATCAGAAGTTAACTTTCAGTTTTTTCACCCAGATTCAAAAAAGTCAAGATTGGAACGGGCCTAAGTATAACTTTAGTTTTGTGAATTTCAAGGACGTTGTCCAAAATCGAATTGAAGTTAATACCACTGTTG ACTTTATAGGATATGTTGAGGTTTGTTTCAATCTAGAAGACACCACTAAAAAGGATGGTACGAAAGGGAAGAGATTGAATGTTAAGCTTAAAGATCTTGA GAACCAGCAGATTATTGGTACACTGTGGGATGAATTTGCAATTCGGATGCATGCCCACTTCAATGCTGAAAACCGAGAGAAGTATGTTGTGATGGTTGTTCATTTCGATATGTTGTTAATCTTTAAAAGAGATTTTTGGCAACTTATGATATATAATTTTTGCTTTCTTTCCGTTGACTTTTAA
- the LOC110941019 gene encoding replication protein A 70 kDa DNA-binding subunit E isoform X2: MKMMHGCPTETYHVDMICMDEEGHQIQASCMHRILPSLQDHFKLDECLLITRPSLAPNNSTYNYIKNNQKLTFSFFTQIQKSQDWNGPKYNFSFVNFKDVVQNRIEVNTTVDFIGYVEVCFNLEDTTKKDGTKGKRLNVKLKDLENQQIIGTLWDEFAIRMHAHFNAENREKYVVMVVHFDMLLIFKRDFWQLMIYNFCFLSVDF, translated from the exons GAAAATGATGCATGGCTGTCCGACTGAAACTTATCATGTCGACATGATATGCATGGATGAAGAG GGTCACCAGATTCAGGCTAGCTGTATGCATAGGATTTTGCCAAGTCTTCAGGACCACTTCAAGCTGGATGAATGTCTTCTGATAACCAGACCATCACTTGCACCCAACAATTCAACCTACAACTACATCAAAAATAATCAGAAGTTAACTTTCAGTTTTTTCACCCAGATTCAAAAAAGTCAAGATTGGAACGGGCCTAAGTATAACTTTAGTTTTGTGAATTTCAAGGACGTTGTCCAAAATCGAATTGAAGTTAATACCACTGTTG ACTTTATAGGATATGTTGAGGTTTGTTTCAATCTAGAAGACACCACTAAAAAGGATGGTACGAAAGGGAAGAGATTGAATGTTAAGCTTAAAGATCTTGA GAACCAGCAGATTATTGGTACACTGTGGGATGAATTTGCAATTCGGATGCATGCCCACTTCAATGCTGAAAACCGAGAGAAGTATGTTGTGATGGTTGTTCATTTCGATATGTTGTTAATCTTTAAAAGAGATTTTTGGCAACTTATGATATATAATTTTTGCTTTCTTTCCGTTGACTTTTAA